The genomic window TCCTAAACAAGAACCGACGGTTCTGCCCTATTTGAATTTCAAGGGATCTAAAAATTATGACATTAATTTAGAAGTATCCATTCAACCAGAAAATTGTAAAGAAACGGTGGTGAGTCACTCCAATTTCAAATATATGTATTGGAACATGAACCAACAGCTAGCGCATCATACCGTTAATGGTTGTAATTTGAATGTAGGCGATTTAATGGCTTCAGGCACCATCAGTGGAAAAAGTCCCGATTCCTATGGATCAATGCTCGAGTTGTCGTGGGCAGGCTCAAAACCTGTGGAACTACTTGAAGGAGGCTCACGTAAATTTATTCAAGATAATGATACCGTGATTATGAGAGGTCATTGTCAAAAAGGTGAAATCCGAGTTGGGTTTGGAGCCGTTAAATCAACACTTTTAAAAACTACTTAAAAAAAATAGCATGTCAACCATAAAATCATTTGATCCCGAATTACTAGAAACTAGAGATGTTCATAGACTGCTCTCCTCCGCTATTGCTCCAAGACCTATTGCGTTTGCAAGTACCATAGACGCCAAGGGAAATGTCAACTTGAGTCCATTTAGCTTTTTTAATGTATTTAGCTCTAATCCACCCATATTAATTTTCTCACCGGCAAGACGTGTACGCGATAACACTACAAAACATACGCTTCAAAATGCTACAGAAACAAAAGAAGTAGTGATTAATATCGTTGATTATTCAATTGTCGAACAAATGTCAGAAACGAGTAAAGAGTATGACAAAGGCGTGAATGAATTTACAGAAACAGGATTGACTGAAGTCCCCTCGATTAAAGTGAAGCCCCCGAGAGTTATGGAATCCCCAGTCTCTTTTGAATGTGTAGTTGAAAATATTGTCTCTCTTGGTGAACATGGCGGTGCTGGCCAATTGATCATAGCCAAAGTAGTTCACATCCATGTGAAATCGGAGTTCTTAGATGAAAACAACCAAATTGATTCCGAAAAATTAGATCTTGTCGCACGCTTAGGGGGTGATTGGTACACCCGTGTGACAAAAGATAGCATGTTTAAACTTGAAAAACCTGAAGGGTGATTTCGTATTTATTGTGTCTAATTACTTTCCAATACAAAAGTTTGCAAAGATATTCCCTAACAGGTCGTCTGAAGTAATTTCGCCGGTAATCTCACCAAAATGATACAATGCCTGACGGATGTCTATTGCTAATAAATCTCCAGAAAGGTTAGCATCCATCCCCTGTTGTACTTTTTGAACTTCAGCCAGTGCTTTTAAAAGAGAATCGTAATGTCTGGAGTTTGTAATGATGGTATCATTATTTCTCAAAGCACCTGTATTTACAAATTCTAACAACTTCGCTTTTAAAGTATCGATACCCAACCCGCTTTTAGCAGAAGTAAAAAGCGTATGAGGATATACAAAAGAGGTTTCAATATATTCCTGATCCGCTTCATCCATTTTATTAGCTACAACGATCAGTTGTTTATCTGGGTACTGTTCTTGAATTTTTCGAATCTCTGAATTAAAAATCTGAATAGTTTCTGTTGTGACCTTAGTAGCATCTAGTAAATATAATACCACTTGGGATTGGGTGATTTTTTCAAATGTTTTTTTGATACCGATACTTTCAATGGCATCCTTGGTGGTTCGAATGCCCGCTGTATCTATAAATCGAAACTTAATGCCTTCGATTGTAATTTCATCTTCGATAGCATCACGAGTTGTTCCAGCAATATCACTTACAATGGCTTTATCTTCGTTTAAAAGCGCGTTTAATAACGTAGATTTCCCCACATTAGGTGCCCCAATTATAGAAATTGGAATTCCATTTTTGATTACATTCCCGGTTGAAAACGAATCAATCAAATGTTTTAATACCTTAATAATACGTTCTAATAAATCTTCAAATTGTTTCCGATCTGCAAACTCTACATCTTCCTCAGAAAAATCAAGTTCTAATTCAATCAAGGAAGCAAAGTTTAACAACTCATCACGTAAAACTTTAATCTCATTACTAAACCCTCCACGCATCTGTTGCATAGCAATTTGATGGGAGGCTTTGTTATCACTAGCAATCAAATCAGCTACGGCTTCGGCCTGACTCAAATCGAGCTTTGCGTTGAGAAATGCACGGAGGGTAAATTCCCCTGGATTTGCAATACGCGCTCCGTTACGTACAAATAATTGTATGATTTCTTGTTGTATATAAGAGCTCCCATGACAAGAAACCTCCACCACATCCTCACCTGTGTAGGATTTTGGATTTTTAAAAACAGATACCAATACTTCGTCCAAAATTCGTGAATCTTCTACGATATGTCCTAAATGAATGGTATGTGTTTTTTGAGTCGTTAGTTTTTTGGCATGTATCGATTTAAAAAACGCATCTACTTTCGTAATTGCTTCAGGGCCTGAAAGTCGAATAATAGCAATCGCGCCTGCTCCGGACGGAGTGGCTAAAGCAATAATAGTGTCGTTTTGATACAATGGATTAATTTTTTACAAAAGTATTAATATTACTTCAAATGGGAGAAGTAATATTTTTAATTTATTTTTGTAAAAATTTAAAATACTTACAGATGAAAACTCAAATCATTTCTATCCTTGTTATTGCACTTTTGTTTGGTTGCAAACCTTCAACGTCAAATCATGAAGGCGAATACGAAGTATTTGTCAAAGCTGAGGGCGTTTATGATGGCTTAAGAGCCTATTTGATAAAGACTGAAAATGGCAGAAATAGAAAAGCCACCGATACTGCTATTGTTTTTAATGGAACGTTTCGTTTTAAAGGAGAAATAAAAGGGGCCGAAATGCGTGCCTTGACCATTGATGGCGTGAGAGGTCAAACCTCTGTTTTTATAGAACCTGGAAATATTAATATAGAAATTTATAAAGATAGTATTCATAAATCAAAAGTAGAAGGTACTTATAACAATAAAGTTTTTAATGATTATAAAAATAAATACCAAGAAAAAACAGAAGCGATCGAGGCTGTGAAAGCTGAGTTCTTAAGTTCTGAAAAAGATTCAGAAGGCTTAAAAGCACTTCAAAAGAAAGGAGATTTTTTGAGAGCCCAATTGAAAAATTTCGGATATGAATTTATTGAAGAAAATAACGATTCCGATTTTTCATTATTTATATTGGAAGGTCTTACAGGACAAAAGGGCTTTGATCTGGAATTGGCAACTAAAGCCTACGAAAATATCGAAGAGTCTATCAAGACTAAAAACGAAACAAATCAACAGATCTCAAATCGTATTAAAGAAAAAATTGAAAGCAACCCAAATAAAGCGAAAATAAAAATTGGCATGAAAGCGCCTGACTTCTCTGCGCCTAATCCAGAGGGAGAACAAATCACCTTAAGTAAAATTAAAGGAAAAGTTACCATTGTTGATTTTTGGGCCTCTTGGTGCAAGCCCTGCCGAATTGAAAACCCTAATTTGGTAAGACTTTATGACACCTACCATTCAAAAGGATTAGAAATTATCAGTGTTTCATTGGAACGCGGAGATCAGAAAGCGTTTTGGATTGAGGCCATAAAAAAAGATCAACTAAGTTGGTATAACGTCTCTAATCTAAAGTTCTGGCAAGACCCCATTGCACAAGCTTACAGTGTCAATTCGATTCCTGCGACCTTTATTTTGGACGAAAACGGAACTCTTATCGCCGAACGTTTAAGAGGTGCTGAATTGGAAGCGAAAATTAAGAGCTTATTGGAGTAAGTTAAGAATAGTTACTTCTAAATCTTATTGTTTTTATGCATCACAAACAGAATAACAATTGGAATAGCGAGAACGATTACCATCCATAAATGAGTCTCTAAAACTTGAGGAGCAATCAACAATGTAAGAACATACCCTCCAATAGCTCCACCAAAATGGGCGTCGTGTCCTATATTTCCAACCCGTGATTTCATCCCATAAATGGAATACAACATATACCCGACTCCTACCACATAAGATGGAATCGGAATGGGAATAAAATACAGATACAATTCCATTCCAGGGTACAACAAAATAGCGGCGTATAAGATGCCCGTCGCAGCACCACTCGCTCCTACTGCAGAATAGTAAGGTTCATTTTTATGAAAGTAATAAGATAATAGGTTGCCAGAAATTAAACTGCCAAAATAAATCAAAAAGAAATAAAACGGCCCCACGCTATTGATTACTATATCTCCAAAAATATAGAGTGCAAACATATTAAATAACAGATGTTGCAAGTCAACATGTAGAAACCCAGAGACCAACATACGGAGTTGTTCACCACGTTTGATGCCTCCCACATTAAACTTATACGTCTCAAAAAAAGAACGATCTTTAAAACCCTTAAAAGAGCAAAGTGCGTTGAGGGCTATAATAATCAGGGTATAAATAGAAATGTCCATAGGGATATATTAAATAAACTATATATTTGCGACTGTAAATTTAATCTTTTTAAATGCAATTACTAGCGTACATTTTAATTTACCCAATTTTGTGGATGGTTTCCATTCTCCCATTTCGATTGCTATACGCCGTTTCAGACCTTTTATATGTGTTGATGTACCATGTTTTTGGCTATAGAAAAAAAACTGTTCGAGAGAATCTTAAACTTGTATTCCCTGAAAAATCGGATTTAGAAATTAAGACGATTTCAAAGAAATTCTATCACCATTTTTGTGATATGATTTTGGAATCTATCAAATCAATGAATATTTCCTTGGAGTCCATGAAGGCGCGTTACACCTTTAAAAATTTGGATATCATTAAGGGTTTTGAAAAACAAAACAAAAGCATCGTGCTTATGTGTGCGCACTATGGTAGTTGGGAATGGATTTTTATTCTTCAAACCTACACGAGTCATCGCGGTTATGGCATCTATAAAAGACTTCAAAACAAGTATTTCGATCGCTTAATCAAGTCCATTAGAGCCCGTTACAACAGTTATCTCATTACAACCAAAGAAACATTTTCTGTTTTGGAAGAAGCCAAAAAAAATGGCATTCTGTCCATGAATGGATTTGCCTCCGACCAATCGCCTAAGAAAGACAAAGCCCGTCACTGGAAT from Formosa sp. Hel1_33_131 includes these protein-coding regions:
- a CDS encoding TlpA disulfide reductase family protein is translated as MKTQIISILVIALLFGCKPSTSNHEGEYEVFVKAEGVYDGLRAYLIKTENGRNRKATDTAIVFNGTFRFKGEIKGAEMRALTIDGVRGQTSVFIEPGNINIEIYKDSIHKSKVEGTYNNKVFNDYKNKYQEKTEAIEAVKAEFLSSEKDSEGLKALQKKGDFLRAQLKNFGYEFIEENNDSDFSLFILEGLTGQKGFDLELATKAYENIEESIKTKNETNQQISNRIKEKIESNPNKAKIKIGMKAPDFSAPNPEGEQITLSKIKGKVTIVDFWASWCKPCRIENPNLVRLYDTYHSKGLEIISVSLERGDQKAFWIEAIKKDQLSWYNVSNLKFWQDPIAQAYSVNSIPATFILDENGTLIAERLRGAELEAKIKSLLE
- a CDS encoding lysophospholipid acyltransferase family protein; protein product: MQLLAYILIYPILWMVSILPFRLLYAVSDLLYVLMYHVFGYRKKTVRENLKLVFPEKSDLEIKTISKKFYHHFCDMILESIKSMNISLESMKARYTFKNLDIIKGFEKQNKSIVLMCAHYGSWEWIFILQTYTSHRGYGIYKRLQNKYFDRLIKSIRARYNSYLITTKETFSVLEEAKKNGILSMNGFASDQSPKKDKARHWNEFMGIKVPVHTGAEMMAKKLDMPVVFFAVERKKRGYYEATFQTLAENPTDFKDYEITDKFLKLVETQIHEAPEYYLWTHKRWKHREL
- the mnmE gene encoding tRNA uridine-5-carboxymethylaminomethyl(34) synthesis GTPase MnmE — encoded protein: MYQNDTIIALATPSGAGAIAIIRLSGPEAITKVDAFFKSIHAKKLTTQKTHTIHLGHIVEDSRILDEVLVSVFKNPKSYTGEDVVEVSCHGSSYIQQEIIQLFVRNGARIANPGEFTLRAFLNAKLDLSQAEAVADLIASDNKASHQIAMQQMRGGFSNEIKVLRDELLNFASLIELELDFSEEDVEFADRKQFEDLLERIIKVLKHLIDSFSTGNVIKNGIPISIIGAPNVGKSTLLNALLNEDKAIVSDIAGTTRDAIEDEITIEGIKFRFIDTAGIRTTKDAIESIGIKKTFEKITQSQVVLYLLDATKVTTETIQIFNSEIRKIQEQYPDKQLIVVANKMDEADQEYIETSFVYPHTLFTSAKSGLGIDTLKAKLLEFVNTGALRNNDTIITNSRHYDSLLKALAEVQKVQQGMDANLSGDLLAIDIRQALYHFGEITGEITSDDLLGNIFANFCIGK
- a CDS encoding flavin reductase family protein, with the protein product MSTIKSFDPELLETRDVHRLLSSAIAPRPIAFASTIDAKGNVNLSPFSFFNVFSSNPPILIFSPARRVRDNTTKHTLQNATETKEVVINIVDYSIVEQMSETSKEYDKGVNEFTETGLTEVPSIKVKPPRVMESPVSFECVVENIVSLGEHGGAGQLIIAKVVHIHVKSEFLDENNQIDSEKLDLVARLGGDWYTRVTKDSMFKLEKPEG
- a CDS encoding rhomboid family intramembrane serine protease, whose translation is MDISIYTLIIIALNALCSFKGFKDRSFFETYKFNVGGIKRGEQLRMLVSGFLHVDLQHLLFNMFALYIFGDIVINSVGPFYFFLIYFGSLISGNLLSYYFHKNEPYYSAVGASGAATGILYAAILLYPGMELYLYFIPIPIPSYVVGVGYMLYSIYGMKSRVGNIGHDAHFGGAIGGYVLTLLIAPQVLETHLWMVIVLAIPIVILFVMHKNNKI